One Urocitellus parryii isolate mUroPar1 chromosome 8, mUroPar1.hap1, whole genome shotgun sequence DNA window includes the following coding sequences:
- the LOC113178003 gene encoding amine sulfotransferase-like — protein sequence MDNTEEYLLEFKGYNFERSLVKIHIVESVESADDFEIRDDDVFIITYSKSGTIWTQQILSLIYFEGHRNRTEDIKTIDRAPFFEYNTHNLDFIKMPSPRLFASHLPYYLVPKGTKKLKYKILYIYRNPKDVLVSFFRFSNCVAILKNSDTFENYIKMFLDGKVVGSRWFDHIKRWYEHRHDFNIQSMSYEDMKKDLRSAVLKICRFLEKELSEEVVDTVVKQATFQNMKTNPQANYNDIVKQEMGVRNTEGNFLRKGTIGDWKHHFTVEQNERFEKIFQREMKDFPLKFIWDINEE from the exons GTCTTTAGTTAAAATTCATATAGTAGAAT cagtagAAAGTGCAGATGATTTTGAAATTAGAGATGATGATGTCTTCATAATCACCTATTCAAAATCTG gtaCCATCTGGACTCAGCAGATACTAAGCTTGATTTATTTTGAGGGGCATCGTAACAGAACAGAAGATATCAAAACAATAGATAGAGCTCCCTTCTTTGAATACAATACTCACAATTTGGACTTTATCAAAATGCCATCCCCTCGCCTCTTCGCTTCCCACCTCCCATATTATTTAGTtccaaaaggaacaaaaaagCTAAAGTAT aaa ATTCTTTATATCTACAGAAATCCTAAAGAtgttttggtttccttttttcgTTTTTCAAATTGTGTGGCTATCTTAAAGAATTCTGATACTTTtgagaattatataaaaatgtttctagatgGAAAAG TGGTGGGAAGTCGTTGGTTTGATCACATAAAACGCTGGTATGAACACAGACATGATTTCAATATTCAGTCCATGAGCTATGAAGATatgaaaaag GACCTCAGAAGTGCAGTGCTGAAAATCTGTAGATTTCTTGAGAAAGAACTTAGTGAAGAAGTTGTGGATACTGTTGTGAAACAGGCTACCTTTCAGAACATGAAGACTAATCCACAAGCAAATTATAATGATATTGTAAAACAGGAAATGGGAGTGAGAAACACTGAAGGAAATTTTCTGCGCAAAG GTACCATTGGAGATTGGAAACATCATTTTACTGTGGAGCAGAATGAAAGATTTGAAAAGATAttccaaagggaaatgaaagactTTCCCCTGAAGTTCATCTGGGATATAAATGAGGAGTAG